A DNA window from Nocardioides palaemonis contains the following coding sequences:
- a CDS encoding DUF2200 domain-containing protein → MHRIFTTSVASVYPHYVTKAERTGRTQAEVDQVIEWLTGFDDAALRRHLDAGTTFADFFEEATLNPHVDQITGSVCGVKVQEVEDPLMRRIRYLDKLVDELAKGRPMEKVLRG, encoded by the coding sequence ATGCACCGGATCTTCACCACGAGCGTGGCCTCGGTCTACCCGCACTACGTCACGAAGGCCGAGCGCACGGGGCGCACCCAGGCCGAGGTCGACCAGGTCATCGAGTGGCTCACCGGCTTCGACGACGCGGCGCTGCGCCGACACCTCGACGCCGGGACGACGTTCGCCGACTTCTTCGAGGAGGCCACGCTCAACCCCCACGTCGACCAGATCACCGGGTCGGTCTGCGGTGTGAAGGTGCAGGAGGTCGAGGACCCGCTGATGCGGCGGATCCGGTACCTCGACAAGCTCGTCGACGAGCTCGCCAAGGGCCGGCCGATGGAGAAGGTGCTCCGCGGCTGA